In Aedes albopictus strain Foshan chromosome 3, AalbF5, whole genome shotgun sequence, the following are encoded in one genomic region:
- the LOC109401169 gene encoding zinc finger protein Xfin-like — protein MDGDLIILDDELHLLADIAQEQQLQQQMYAVNPGPSRRSQRVKAVQPPPVQPAKQTAVRGRGVKRTRNGDKIPPANVSIPQTIPASDQYSSSVIVDGQDVYYIQEVDDASSESVEQVPYLNPNAIMSFTEDDDDDGTDTDDAPEVPEERPLTEEEEYYNVEPLELSDIWNDLITANQEILILLELSDLKDHIVDARRIEEQIRDMACDYCHRMFPDIKTLDKHVKKVHFCTERFECDSCDGKFLFFARFKDHLNGHTGQRPYQCDECNHQYAFRMGFLVHKILDHMKLNGVYVCPKCRLDCRDAQHYKLHIASHIEFGPSSTSAMTATPAQLPAVTARAVTTAAKPSTNGATMRHPPGFAKENERNKFLNVFESFSKNRNVESALPSVGGRHKKH, from the exons ATGGACGGTGATCTGATAATTCTGGACGACGAGTTGCACCTGCTTGCTGACATAGCACAGGAGCAACAACTTCAACAACAGATGTATGCGGTTAATCCGGGCCCATCTAGGAGGAGCCAGAGAGTAAAAGCCGTACAGCCACCCCCGGTGCAACCAGCGAAACAAACTGCCGTTCGAGGGCGAGGGGTGAAACGCACTCGAAATGGTGACAAAATACCACCGGCAAACGTGTCGATTCCCCAAACAATTCCCGCATCGGATCAGTACAGTTCGTCGGTCATAGTCGATGGGCAGGATGTCTACTACATCCAGGAGGTGGACGACGCAAGTTCGGAATCGGTGGAACAAGTTCCATACCTAAACCCTAATGCGATTATGTCCTTTACGgaggatgacgatgatgatggtacCGATACGGACGACGCACCGGAAGTCCCGGAAGAACGGCCGCTAACCGAGGAGGAAGAATACTACAATGTGGAACCGCTGGAGCTGTCTGACATTTGGAATGATCTGATAACGGCCAATCAGGAGATTCTGATCCTTTTGGAGTTGTCCGACTTGAAGGATCACATCGTCGATGCCAGGCGTATCGAGGAGCAAATCAGGGATATG GCATGCGACTACTGTCACCGCATGTTTCCGGACATCAAAACCTTGGACAAACACGTCAAGAAGGTTCACTTCTGCACCGAGCGGTTCGAGTGCGACAGCTGTGACGGCAAATTCCTGTTCTTCGCTCGCTTCAAAGATCATCTCAACGGTCACACGGGGCAGCGGCCTTACCAGTGCGACGAATGCAACCACCAGTATGCCTTCCGGATGGGATTCCTGGTGCACAAAATTCTCGACCACATGAAGCTGAACGGCGTCTACGTGTGTCCCAAATGCAGGTTGGACTGCCGCGATGCTCAGCATTACAAACTGCACATCGCCAGCCATATTGAGTTCGGGCCGAGCTCGACGTCGGCGATGACGGCGACGCCGGCTCAGCTTCCGGCGGTCACCGCAAGGGCGGTAACTACAGCGGCAAAACCTAGCACCAATGGAGCGACCATGCGGCATCCTCCCGGATTTGCCAAGGAAAACGAACGCAACAAATTCCTCAATgttttcgaaagtttttccaaaaaccGGAACGTGGAATCGGCTCTCCCTTCCGTGGGCGGCCGCCACAAGAAACACTAA